The proteins below are encoded in one region of Deltaproteobacteria bacterium:
- a CDS encoding ATP-binding protein codes for MTTNGSPVGQNGRNHNFGFTVAVFESKMATMYPRLLKIEDIPPYQSFFLFGARGTGKSTLIQKYLKTQNFPFLIYDFLKSEDYLRLHSKPHQFRLEVEEHLKKNPHFPLQVHVDEVQKVPLLLDEVHSFIESHPKQVRFILSGSSARKLKRSGANLLAGRAWERKLFPLTPLELGEDFSLLSQLQFGSLPLSISLTPQEKKEYLSAYVSSYLKEEIQAEAAVRRLDSFHRFLEAAARCNGELTNFSTISSEAQVPRKTVANYYEILEQTLLGFFLPSWGHHLSRKELVTHGKFYFFDTGIVSALTQHLGGQLAEKSPLFGHYFEHFLLLQFKALHHYKGTEHRVGFYRTHSGVEIDLIEEKPGSLRAIEIKSHSELQGGDLRGLKNFGEKFPEAQLLLVCQAPKSYSLGKIRIVAWKDFLEEEWGN; via the coding sequence ATGACGACCAACGGAAGTCCCGTGGGACAAAATGGAAGAAATCATAATTTTGGCTTTACAGTTGCCGTTTTTGAATCAAAAATGGCAACCATGTACCCAAGATTACTAAAAATAGAAGACATCCCTCCTTATCAAAGCTTTTTCCTCTTCGGAGCCAGGGGGACTGGCAAAAGTACCCTGATTCAAAAATACCTAAAAACTCAAAACTTCCCTTTTTTAATCTATGATTTTCTTAAATCGGAAGATTATTTACGCTTACATAGCAAGCCCCATCAATTTCGTTTGGAAGTTGAAGAGCATCTTAAAAAGAATCCCCATTTCCCATTGCAGGTGCATGTAGACGAAGTTCAGAAAGTTCCTCTTCTTTTGGATGAAGTGCACTCCTTCATCGAAAGTCACCCAAAACAAGTTCGCTTCATTCTTTCGGGATCCAGTGCCCGAAAGCTGAAACGTAGTGGGGCAAATTTATTGGCAGGCAGGGCTTGGGAAAGAAAACTATTTCCCCTGACTCCTCTTGAATTGGGGGAGGATTTTTCTCTTCTTTCCCAACTGCAGTTTGGTTCGCTTCCTCTTTCTATCTCTTTAACTCCCCAGGAAAAAAAAGAGTACCTCAGTGCCTATGTAAGCAGCTATTTAAAAGAAGAAATCCAGGCCGAAGCTGCCGTGCGAAGATTGGACAGTTTCCACCGTTTTTTAGAAGCCGCGGCCCGTTGCAATGGAGAACTTACGAACTTTTCTACCATTTCGAGCGAAGCACAAGTGCCTCGAAAAACAGTGGCAAATTATTATGAAATTTTAGAACAGACCCTCCTCGGATTCTTTCTGCCTTCCTGGGGCCACCATCTTTCTCGAAAAGAATTGGTGACTCACGGAAAATTTTATTTTTTTGACACAGGCATTGTGAGCGCCCTTACTCAACATTTGGGAGGACAATTAGCCGAGAAAAGCCCTTTGTTTGGTCATTATTTTGAACACTTTCTGTTGCTACAATTCAAGGCTTTACATCATTACAAAGGAACAGAACATCGTGTTGGTTTTTACCGCACTCATAGTGGAGTAGAAATCGATTTAATCGAAGAAAAACCAGGAAGTCTCAGAGCCATTGAAATTAAATCCCATTCAGAACTGCAAGGAGGAGATTTGAGAGGTTTGAAAAATTTTGGAGAAAAGTTTCCTGAAGCCCAACTGCTACTAGTATGTCAGGCACCTAAAAGTTATAGCCTGGGGAAAATCAGAATTGTAGCCTGGAAAGATTTTTTGGAAGAGGAATGGGGCAATTAA